The proteins below come from a single Treponema phagedenis genomic window:
- the dnaN gene encoding DNA polymerase III subunit beta: MKFTFDKDVFLKELAIAQEIISNKTAISILSNVLLTAKEGSLILKATDIKVNFETKIPVDIQEEGSTTVFCDKFVSVISSLPQGEIEITEKDQKLIITSVAKKAKFQLRTISDNDFPVFSEPDNIQFFEINTKDFKEMIEQTVFSVSDDETRYFMNGVYMEKKNENLIFVATDGRRLAYIEKNFGITIPDFKGIIIPPKILSIINRRTQNEGSIAIGVGEKNIFFNFGSYKFSSVLIDGQFPNYDKVIPENQDKSFEIEKSELTDALKRVALLVEQKTRRIFFNLNSGSLIISSEENELGQAKEEIPCQYEGDEIVMALNYLYVEEPLKVINSDRIKIEFTDPMRAITLRAEPNKDFFHIIMPMQIE; the protein is encoded by the coding sequence ATGAAATTTACCTTTGATAAAGATGTATTCTTGAAAGAATTAGCCATTGCACAAGAGATTATCTCAAACAAAACAGCCATATCTATTCTTTCAAATGTTTTACTTACAGCCAAAGAAGGAAGCTTAATACTTAAAGCAACCGACATTAAAGTAAATTTTGAAACAAAAATTCCTGTAGACATACAGGAAGAAGGCTCTACTACTGTTTTTTGTGATAAATTTGTCAGTGTTATTTCTTCTCTTCCTCAGGGAGAAATTGAAATCACCGAAAAAGATCAAAAACTGATTATAACATCAGTAGCAAAAAAAGCGAAATTTCAACTTCGAACAATTTCAGACAATGACTTCCCGGTATTCTCTGAACCAGATAATATTCAATTTTTTGAAATCAATACAAAAGATTTTAAAGAGATGATAGAACAAACCGTTTTTTCAGTTTCAGATGATGAAACTCGTTATTTTATGAACGGTGTCTATATGGAGAAAAAAAATGAAAACCTTATCTTTGTCGCAACAGACGGACGAAGACTTGCATATATCGAAAAAAACTTTGGCATTACTATTCCCGACTTTAAAGGAATTATTATCCCTCCAAAAATTCTCTCTATTATAAACAGAAGAACTCAAAACGAAGGTTCAATAGCTATTGGCGTAGGAGAAAAAAACATATTCTTCAATTTCGGATCATATAAATTCTCTTCCGTCCTTATAGACGGACAATTTCCAAATTATGATAAAGTTATACCTGAAAATCAAGATAAATCTTTTGAAATTGAAAAGTCGGAATTAACCGATGCTTTAAAACGCGTTGCTTTATTAGTTGAACAAAAAACAAGAAGAATTTTCTTTAATCTTAATTCCGGCTCTCTTATTATCAGTTCTGAAGAAAATGAGTTAGGGCAAGCAAAAGAAGAAATTCCCTGTCAATATGAGGGAGATGAAATAGTAATGGCTTTAAATTATTTATATGTTGAAGAGCCTTTAAAAGTGATAAATTCTGACCGCATAAAAATAGAATTTACTGATCCTATGCGTGCTATCACTCTGCGTGCAGAACCTAATAAAGATTTTTTTCATATTATAATGCCAATGCAAATAGAGTAG
- the recF gene encoding DNA replication/repair protein RecF (All proteins in this family for which functions are known are DNA-binding proteins that assist the filamentation of RecA onto DNA for the initiation of recombination or recombinational repair.): MPFLTISLVNFRNLSNKPIDLSAPEVFLIGKNGQGKTNLLESLYIASYGNSFRTRTDSEIYTTGTNEYSIRAMYKAEKTDSISIISKNGKKQIEKNLKKIRSRKDLVNAIPCVLFFHNDLDFVVGSPERRRFFIDQSLSMYNPFYLDLLQKYTVLLKTKNKEIKEQKRVLLDSLDVQIASVGFEIISYRKKTIDEFNTIFSDIYEKVSGIDNVRIEYKPSWKHSSAEEVMAHLAARREKDILLGTCMSGPHRDKIHFVRNNELFISTASTGQLRLISLVLRTAQALFFTKITGKLPILLMDDVLLELDPDKRKSFTDLLPKYDQLFCTFLPGEPYKKYAKEKTLIYFVSNGEFHAE, from the coding sequence ATGCCCTTTCTTACAATCTCTCTTGTAAATTTTCGCAACTTATCAAATAAACCGATAGATTTATCAGCTCCGGAAGTTTTTTTAATAGGAAAAAACGGGCAAGGAAAAACCAATCTACTTGAAAGCTTGTACATTGCTTCTTACGGCAATTCTTTTAGAACGCGCACAGATTCTGAAATTTATACTACCGGCACAAATGAATACAGCATTCGAGCAATGTATAAAGCGGAAAAAACCGATTCAATTTCCATTATTTCAAAAAACGGAAAAAAACAAATAGAAAAAAATTTAAAAAAAATACGATCTCGTAAAGACTTGGTAAACGCCATTCCTTGTGTACTTTTTTTTCATAACGATTTAGATTTTGTGGTCGGCTCTCCCGAAAGGCGAAGGTTTTTTATAGACCAATCTCTTTCAATGTATAATCCGTTTTATCTTGATCTTTTACAAAAATACACTGTTCTATTAAAAACAAAAAATAAAGAAATTAAAGAGCAAAAAAGAGTTTTATTAGACAGCCTTGATGTGCAAATTGCCTCTGTTGGCTTTGAAATTATCAGCTACCGAAAAAAAACAATCGATGAGTTTAATACCATTTTTTCGGATATTTATGAAAAGGTCAGCGGCATTGATAATGTAAGAATTGAGTATAAACCTTCGTGGAAACATTCATCAGCTGAAGAAGTTATGGCACATCTTGCGGCAAGAAGGGAAAAAGATATTCTTTTAGGAACCTGCATGTCGGGGCCGCATCGTGATAAAATTCACTTTGTACGAAATAACGAACTTTTTATTTCTACCGCATCAACGGGACAGCTTCGTTTAATTTCTCTTGTATTAAGAACCGCACAAGCATTGTTTTTTACAAAGATTACCGGAAAACTGCCTATTTTACTGATGGATGATGTACTTCTTGAGCTTGATCCTGATAAAAGAAAATCATTTACCGATCTTTTACCAAAATATGATCAGCTTTTTTGTACATTTTTACCAGGCGAACCGTATAAAAAATATGCAAAAGAAAAAACCTTAATTTATTTTGTTTCAAACGGAGAATTTCATGCAGAATAA
- a CDS encoding DUF721 domain-containing protein, whose amino-acid sequence MQNKIKKIADLIIPATKQIECFYESDALQAYNAWVEIVGENIASHSELTDIKNGQAIITVDHSGWSQQILLKKEKILEIFTKKYPQLNITGLSIFVKSEIKDEYKKERKFYKPSAKEIKEFENDEIKKDLPPELKKKFKSLKKAIQKSYKKE is encoded by the coding sequence ATGCAGAATAAAATAAAAAAAATTGCTGATTTGATCATTCCCGCTACAAAACAAATAGAGTGTTTTTATGAATCCGATGCTTTACAGGCATATAATGCATGGGTTGAAATTGTAGGAGAAAATATTGCATCTCACAGTGAGCTCACTGATATAAAAAACGGACAAGCAATAATTACTGTAGACCATTCCGGCTGGAGTCAACAAATTCTTTTAAAAAAAGAAAAAATTCTTGAGATATTTACAAAAAAATATCCTCAGTTAAACATCACCGGACTCAGTATTTTTGTAAAATCAGAAATTAAAGATGAATATAAAAAAGAAAGAAAATTTTATAAACCTTCCGCTAAAGAAATAAAAGAATTTGAAAATGATGAAATAAAAAAAGATCTGCCTCCAGAACTTAAAAAGAAGTTTAAAAGTTTAAAAAAAGCAATACAGAAAAGTTATAAAAAAGAATAG
- a CDS encoding ISNCY family transposase — protein MKLFMSIDQITRGHVIANCLEGRCTVQQAALRLNLSRRRVQQLKKAFKEKGLAAMLHGNSQRPSAKKTSKEIEQRLLALRSDPALSKSNFLHFHEIVTEEYQLQLSYSTLRRILLSHGICSPKKRRTRKKVHKTRERRACFGELLQVDATPFPWFGGKEKSALHAFIDDARGMITGLYLCKNECLLGYLEVLRQTLENYGLPAALYPDKCSVFFVNAKKQLSIEEQLQGTEEQVTQFGKIIKYLGIDMFPAHSSQAKGRVERLWQTLQSRLPVEFARRGITTIEQANQFLKEYIGIFNKQFGVSACDSYSMFVPTPKTLDLDKLLSSVITRKLSSGSTISIKNHLFKIEQNKFGAGTTVNVLISQKHGIRALIHDEFYPIVPLDDIYRTDTVGRTGDLPQVVIDLIYEFLLKDAKAG, from the coding sequence ATGAAATTATTTATGAGCATTGATCAAATTACACGAGGACATGTTATCGCCAACTGCTTAGAGGGGAGATGTACGGTACAACAAGCTGCGCTTCGATTAAACCTTTCACGAAGACGCGTACAGCAATTAAAAAAGGCGTTCAAAGAAAAGGGTTTAGCAGCAATGCTGCATGGCAACAGTCAGCGTCCCTCTGCAAAGAAGACCTCGAAAGAAATTGAGCAGCGATTACTTGCGCTGCGAAGCGATCCCGCATTGTCAAAAAGCAATTTTTTGCATTTTCATGAAATAGTAACTGAAGAATATCAATTGCAGCTGTCATATTCGACTCTGCGCCGTATTCTGTTATCACATGGAATTTGTTCACCAAAGAAAAGACGAACACGAAAGAAGGTGCATAAAACGCGCGAGAGAAGAGCTTGCTTCGGAGAGCTGTTGCAAGTGGACGCAACCCCGTTTCCTTGGTTCGGCGGGAAAGAAAAATCCGCATTACATGCTTTTATTGATGATGCGCGCGGAATGATTACCGGTCTTTATTTATGCAAAAACGAGTGCCTGCTCGGATATTTAGAAGTTCTGCGGCAGACACTCGAAAATTATGGACTCCCTGCCGCTCTTTATCCGGATAAGTGTAGCGTTTTTTTTGTTAATGCAAAAAAACAGTTATCCATTGAGGAGCAATTACAAGGAACCGAGGAACAAGTAACACAATTCGGCAAAATTATCAAGTACTTAGGAATCGATATGTTCCCGGCTCATTCATCACAAGCAAAAGGACGTGTTGAGCGATTATGGCAAACTTTACAAAGCCGACTCCCTGTTGAATTTGCACGACGCGGAATTACAACCATAGAGCAAGCGAATCAATTCTTAAAAGAGTATATCGGTATTTTCAACAAACAGTTTGGTGTTTCGGCCTGCGATTCATATTCAATGTTTGTACCGACGCCAAAAACACTCGATCTTGATAAACTGTTGTCATCGGTTATTACGCGCAAGCTTTCAAGCGGTTCTACCATCTCAATCAAAAACCATTTGTTTAAAATTGAGCAGAATAAATTCGGCGCAGGCACAACGGTAAATGTATTGATTTCACAAAAACATGGTATACGCGCTTTAATACATGATGAATTCTATCCGATTGTACCGCTCGATGATATATACCGAACCGATACGGTTGGACGAACCGGAGACCTGCCTCAAGTAGTTATTGACTTGATTTATGAATTCTTACTTAAAGATGCAAAAGCAGGATAA
- a CDS encoding tyrosine phenol-lyase, which translates to MNPLDLSQYPAEPFKIKAVEPVAVISKEMREKAMAEAGYNTFNLRSEDCYIDLLTDSGTNAMSDQQWAGIMIGDEAYAGSRNWLYLESTIKELMGFAHVVPTHQGRGAENILSTIAIKPGQYVAGNMYFTTTRYHQERNGGIFVDIIRDEAHDAGLNVPFKGNIDLKKLENLIKEKGAENIAYICLAVTVNLAGGQPVSMENMRAVREITKKHGVKVFYDATRCVENAYFIKEQEEGYQNKSIKEIVHEMFSYSDGATMSGKKDCITNIGGFLALNDDELFGKAKEIVVVFEGMPSYGGMTGRDMQAMAVGLRESVQDEYIEYRVKQVRYLGNLLLAEKIPIIEPIGGHAVFLDARRFCPHLKQEQFPAQSLAASLYMDSGVRSMERGIVSAGRDPKTGENHMPKLETVRLTIPRRVYTYKHMDVVADSVVRLYKHKEDIRPLKFVYEPKQLRFFTARFAYAD; encoded by the coding sequence ATGAATCCATTGGATTTATCTCAGTATCCGGCAGAGCCGTTTAAAATTAAGGCGGTTGAGCCGGTCGCGGTAATTTCAAAAGAAATGCGCGAAAAAGCTATGGCTGAAGCCGGTTATAATACGTTTAACCTGCGTTCTGAAGATTGTTATATAGACCTTCTGACTGATTCGGGAACAAATGCAATGAGCGATCAACAGTGGGCCGGAATAATGATCGGTGATGAGGCGTATGCGGGATCGCGTAACTGGCTGTATTTGGAATCTACGATCAAAGAGTTAATGGGTTTTGCTCATGTGGTTCCCACTCATCAGGGGCGAGGCGCTGAAAATATTCTTTCAACAATAGCTATTAAACCCGGTCAGTATGTTGCAGGAAATATGTACTTTACCACAACTCGTTATCATCAGGAAAGAAACGGCGGAATTTTCGTAGATATTATCAGAGACGAAGCTCATGATGCAGGTTTAAATGTACCTTTTAAAGGAAATATTGACCTCAAAAAATTAGAGAATCTTATTAAAGAAAAAGGTGCGGAAAATATTGCATATATTTGTCTTGCCGTTACGGTAAACCTTGCCGGCGGGCAACCTGTGTCGATGGAAAATATGCGAGCGGTACGCGAAATTACTAAAAAACACGGCGTAAAAGTATTTTATGATGCAACTCGTTGTGTAGAAAATGCGTACTTTATCAAAGAACAGGAAGAAGGCTATCAGAATAAATCAATTAAAGAAATCGTGCACGAAATGTTTAGCTATTCCGACGGCGCAACTATGTCCGGTAAAAAGGATTGTATTACCAATATTGGCGGATTTTTGGCATTAAATGATGATGAGCTTTTTGGTAAAGCAAAAGAAATTGTCGTTGTTTTTGAAGGTATGCCTTCGTACGGCGGAATGACCGGACGGGATATGCAGGCAATGGCAGTCGGTTTACGAGAATCGGTACAGGATGAGTATATTGAGTATCGAGTAAAGCAGGTTCGTTATCTTGGTAATCTTTTGCTCGCTGAAAAAATCCCGATTATTGAGCCGATCGGCGGACATGCGGTTTTCCTTGATGCACGGCGGTTCTGCCCGCACTTAAAGCAAGAACAATTCCCCGCGCAATCTTTGGCCGCTTCTTTGTACATGGATTCGGGTGTTCGTTCGATGGAGCGCGGTATTGTATCAGCAGGACGCGACCCGAAAACAGGCGAAAATCATATGCCGAAGCTTGAGACAGTACGTTTGACAATTCCCCGACGAGTTTATACCTATAAGCACATGGATGTTGTAGCGGATTCGGTTGTAAGACTTTATAAACATAAAGAAGATATTCGTCCTTTGAAATTTGTATATGAGCCAAAACAGCTGAGATTCTTTACCGCAAGATTTGCTTACGCAGATTAA
- a CDS encoding sodium-dependent transporter — MGNEKKFQSKWGFILSCVGSAVGMANVWGFPYRMAANGGGAFLLVYILFVALFSYVGLSAEYGVGRRSGTGTLGSYRFAWSTRNQGTVGSVIAWLPLAGSMCIAIGYAVIVALVLKGLVTSVSGSLFSYTSQVVDGVTKSGSEIWFGESAFTPYGLLPYHIVIVIGTLLTLVLGAKSIEKTNKVMMPLFFILFLILAVRVSFLPNVGEGYKYMFIPRWEYLAKPSTYIWAMGQAFFSLSITGSGMIVYGAYLPETEDLVGGAIQTALFDALAAIIAALVIIPATFSFNAEEIAEVVAAGGSIHEVVNKGPGLLFITLPELLKTIPMGRFFAIVLFLAVTFAGITSLQNMFEVVGESLMHRFPKLKRNAMLTLLAVICLGIGINMEAIYQWGSWMDIISIYIIPIGAVLGGFSWFWVWEKDDMMKEINKGAARQIGSSWLNLGKYLYVPLAIIICVAGFFTGGF, encoded by the coding sequence TTGGGTAATGAAAAAAAATTTCAATCAAAATGGGGATTTATTCTTTCATGCGTAGGTTCTGCCGTCGGTATGGCTAATGTATGGGGATTCCCATACCGAATGGCGGCCAATGGAGGAGGGGCTTTTCTTTTAGTATATATTCTTTTTGTTGCTCTTTTTAGTTATGTAGGTTTATCTGCGGAATACGGGGTAGGAAGAAGATCGGGAACAGGAACCTTGGGGTCATATAGATTCGCTTGGTCGACGCGCAATCAAGGAACGGTCGGATCTGTTATAGCTTGGCTTCCTTTAGCAGGCTCAATGTGTATTGCAATAGGATATGCAGTTATTGTTGCTTTAGTTCTGAAAGGTTTGGTTACTTCGGTTTCTGGTTCTTTATTCAGCTATACTTCGCAAGTTGTAGACGGAGTAACAAAATCCGGTTCTGAAATTTGGTTTGGTGAAAGCGCTTTTACTCCTTATGGATTACTTCCGTATCACATTGTTATTGTAATCGGAACACTTTTGACGCTTGTCTTAGGGGCAAAGAGTATTGAAAAAACAAATAAAGTAATGATGCCCTTATTCTTTATCCTTTTTTTAATTCTTGCTGTTCGTGTTTCTTTTTTACCGAATGTGGGAGAAGGATACAAGTATATGTTTATTCCGCGTTGGGAATATCTTGCAAAACCTTCAACCTATATTTGGGCAATGGGACAAGCATTCTTTTCTCTGTCAATTACCGGCAGCGGAATGATTGTGTATGGAGCTTATTTGCCTGAAACGGAAGATTTAGTCGGCGGGGCAATACAAACTGCACTTTTCGATGCTTTAGCGGCAATTATTGCGGCATTGGTTATTATTCCTGCAACGTTTTCGTTTAATGCAGAGGAAATAGCCGAAGTTGTTGCCGCAGGAGGAAGTATCCATGAGGTTGTAAACAAGGGTCCGGGGCTTCTCTTTATAACTTTGCCTGAATTATTAAAAACAATTCCGATGGGGCGCTTTTTTGCGATTGTATTGTTTTTAGCCGTAACTTTTGCCGGCATTACTTCCCTACAAAACATGTTTGAGGTTGTAGGAGAATCACTCATGCATCGATTCCCAAAACTTAAGCGAAATGCAATGTTAACTCTTCTTGCGGTAATCTGTTTAGGAATAGGAATAAACATGGAAGCCATTTATCAATGGGGATCGTGGATGGATATTATATCAATTTACATTATTCCGATCGGAGCGGTTCTGGGCGGTTTTTCATGGTTCTGGGTTTGGGAAAAAGATGATATGATGAAAGAAATTAACAAAGGTGCTGCACGGCAAATAGGAAGTTCATGGTTAAACCTTGGAAAATATCTCTATGTGCCCCTTGCGATTATTATTTGTGTTGCAGGCTTCTTTACCGGAGGCTTTTAA
- the gyrA gene encoding DNA topoisomerase (ATP-hydrolyzing) subunit A, which translates to MEEITTPEGGILIPIPIETEVKRAYIDYSMSVIVSRALPDVRDGLKPVHRRILYSMEEKGLRYSGPTRKCAKIVGDVLGSYHPHGDASVYDALVRLGQDFSLRYPVIHPQGNFGTIGGDPAAAYRYTEAKMAKIAESMVEDIKKETVDFISNFDDSTKEPTVLPAKFPFLLANGSSGIAVGMATNMPPHNLREIASAISAYIDNPEITIDELCKHIKGPDFPTGGTIFGKKGIRQAYKTGRGKILVRGRFTIEVDKKGKETIIFTEVPYQVNTTNLVTRIGELARNKVIDGIANVNDETSDRTGLRIVIELKRGAITKVVLNQLFAKTVLQSSFGVINLALVEGRPQTLTLKDLVRCFVNHRIEVVTRRTRFDLRKAEERAHILRALIVAIDNIDEVIAIIRSSADTPTAKLNLMKRFGFDEVQSQAIVDMQLKRLTNLEIKDLRKELEELEILIAHLKDLLEHPEKIRALVKDETNEIADKFGDERRTDIVADEVEELNIEDLIQKEEMVILISNLGYIKRIPVSAYKSQNRGGKGSNSANLAEDDFIDQIFTASTHDYIMFITNEGKAYWLKVHEIPEASRTSRGSHIKSLLSVSGDEEITAVVSLKEFSDSTYLLMATAAGVVKKVTTDNFQNAKTRGIIAIKLDDGDKLVSAILTTGKDEIMLITRHAQALRMTEEEIRPLGRASRGVAGIKLAQGDELTGALRVADNQKMLIMTENGYGKRVEFSEFTPHGRATGGQRIYTLSEKTGEVVGLLTVLDDDEVVCITGQGKTIRVNVDSISIMGRSAQGVRVLDIESPDILIGLDVVARETNEEIGQTSSEKAINTELDLDGSDS; encoded by the coding sequence ATGGAAGAAATTACAACCCCTGAGGGCGGAATCCTTATCCCTATTCCGATCGAAACTGAAGTAAAAAGAGCCTACATCGATTATTCAATGTCTGTTATCGTCAGCCGAGCATTGCCGGATGTGCGGGACGGTTTAAAGCCTGTTCATCGGCGTATTTTGTACTCAATGGAAGAAAAAGGTTTACGATATTCGGGGCCGACAAGAAAGTGTGCAAAAATTGTCGGTGATGTGCTTGGAAGTTATCATCCGCACGGAGACGCCTCTGTGTATGATGCGCTTGTTCGATTGGGACAGGACTTTTCTCTTCGGTATCCGGTTATTCACCCTCAAGGAAATTTCGGTACTATCGGCGGAGACCCCGCAGCTGCTTATCGTTACACGGAAGCAAAAATGGCAAAAATTGCCGAATCAATGGTCGAGGATATAAAAAAAGAAACTGTTGATTTTATTTCAAACTTTGACGATTCTACAAAAGAGCCGACGGTTCTGCCCGCAAAATTTCCTTTTTTACTTGCAAACGGTTCAAGCGGTATTGCGGTCGGTATGGCAACAAATATGCCGCCGCATAATTTACGCGAAATTGCTTCCGCTATCTCGGCATATATTGATAATCCGGAAATTACAATTGATGAGCTTTGCAAGCATATAAAAGGTCCCGATTTTCCCACCGGCGGTACTATTTTCGGTAAAAAGGGAATCCGCCAAGCATATAAAACAGGGCGCGGAAAGATTCTTGTCCGCGGTCGATTTACCATTGAGGTTGATAAAAAAGGGAAAGAAACAATTATCTTTACCGAAGTTCCTTATCAGGTAAATACCACAAATCTTGTTACAAGAATAGGCGAGCTTGCGCGTAACAAGGTGATTGACGGTATTGCAAATGTCAATGACGAGACATCGGATCGCACCGGTTTGCGTATTGTTATTGAATTAAAACGGGGTGCAATTACCAAAGTTGTGCTCAATCAGCTTTTTGCAAAAACAGTCTTACAATCATCGTTTGGTGTTATAAATCTTGCGCTTGTAGAGGGGCGTCCTCAAACTCTTACCTTAAAAGATTTAGTGAGGTGTTTTGTAAATCATCGAATTGAGGTTGTTACCAGAAGAACCCGATTTGATTTGCGAAAAGCCGAAGAGCGTGCGCATATTTTGCGAGCGTTAATTGTAGCGATTGACAATATCGATGAAGTAATTGCGATTATTCGCTCTTCCGCCGATACACCGACTGCAAAACTGAACTTGATGAAGCGGTTTGGTTTTGATGAAGTTCAATCGCAAGCAATCGTAGACATGCAGTTGAAGCGCTTAACAAACTTGGAAATAAAGGATTTGCGTAAAGAATTGGAGGAATTAGAGATTCTTATTGCGCATCTTAAAGACTTGCTTGAGCATCCGGAAAAAATTCGTGCACTGGTAAAAGATGAAACAAATGAAATCGCTGATAAATTCGGCGATGAGCGCAGAACCGATATTGTGGCCGATGAGGTTGAAGAGTTGAATATCGAAGACCTAATTCAAAAAGAAGAGATGGTGATTTTGATTTCAAACCTTGGCTATATTAAAAGAATCCCCGTTTCAGCATACAAGAGTCAAAATAGAGGCGGAAAAGGTTCAAACTCCGCAAATCTTGCAGAAGATGATTTTATTGACCAAATATTTACCGCCTCAACTCATGATTATATTATGTTTATTACGAACGAGGGAAAGGCTTATTGGCTCAAAGTTCATGAAATCCCCGAAGCAAGCAGAACAAGCCGAGGATCGCATATTAAATCGTTACTTTCCGTGTCGGGAGATGAAGAAATAACGGCGGTTGTTTCGTTAAAAGAATTTTCAGATTCTACATATTTATTGATGGCGACTGCTGCAGGTGTGGTAAAAAAAGTTACAACCGATAATTTTCAGAATGCAAAAACGCGCGGTATTATCGCTATTAAACTTGATGACGGCGATAAACTGGTCAGTGCCATATTGACAACCGGAAAAGATGAAATCATGCTTATTACGCGGCATGCACAAGCGCTGCGCATGACGGAAGAAGAAATCAGACCGCTTGGTAGAGCTTCGCGCGGAGTTGCGGGAATAAAACTTGCGCAAGGTGATGAATTGACCGGCGCACTTCGCGTTGCGGATAATCAAAAAATGTTGATAATGACTGAAAACGGTTACGGAAAACGTGTGGAATTCTCGGAATTTACTCCGCACGGAAGAGCAACCGGCGGACAAAGAATTTACACTCTGTCTGAAAAAACCGGAGAGGTTGTGGGACTTCTTACTGTTTTGGATGATGATGAGGTTGTCTGCATAACCGGACAGGGCAAAACTATTCGCGTCAACGTTGATTCCATCAGTATTATGGGAAGATCGGCGCAAGGTGTAAGAGTTCTTGACATTGAAAGCCCTGATATTCTGATTGGACTTGATGTTGTTGCAAGGGAAACAAACGAAGAAATTGGACAAACATCTTCGGAGAAAGCAATAAATACGGAACTCGATCTGGACGGAAGCGATTCCTAA